The nucleotide window TACAAAATGAAAACCCGAGCGGTAACTGTACAAGCGCTGACCCGAGCATCGTATAACGATTGACGTCTAGGTTCGAATAGTAAGTATACTCTGTGGAGTATACTTCGTAAGTGTGTTCGCCACACTAATGGAACCAAattcacacgtgtgagatatCAGGAACTTTCATCAAACGATTTCAAATCTATAAATTCCACATCTCAATGCTTATTTTATCTGATTATCAAGTGAGACACACGTTATAATTAGAGAATATCTTCACCGTTCATTAATGTATGGAACAGATGCGGCCCACATAACCATCATAGTTGCTTGATTCTTGATATGTATAAAGGTTATCAAACGGGATTGACTGGTGGTTTGTTTCATCTACTAAACACGTGTGCCTCGTATCCACGTGTGTGACGTATACAAACCCAAATTGCACTCGCCGCGCATATGAATTCTACTGGAAAACTTTCCTTTTACAAACGGCGCGAGAAAAAGCGCACCAACCATTTACCCCCTTTAAAAACGGCAGCTTTTGTAGAATGTATTCGCGCGCGTGAGGATTTGAAGCGTCCCTCCGCACATATGCATGCAAGGAACATGTGTGAGAGATCTGATCCGTTAATCATGTGATCACCTCTTTAAAATACACTAAAAACAAATATTTATGTAAAAATTCCCAAGATTTCACATTCAAAAatacacttgtggcccacctgatgacttgaGTGGTGATGGACCCACTTGATAAGTGGACCCGAATGGCTTCTCATGAGGGGGCTTGTTCTTgatagacccacctgatgagtggacccgaATGTTCCTAACGGATCCTCCTGGTGAATGGCCTCTTTTAACTCCCACGTACGCCGCATTAGCACGTGTACGTGGACCAATTACATCATTTTCtaatttcttattcttttttttttcttattcttttttttttttaaaagaatgacAGAGACCCAAGGGAGAAAATCTAGGGAGTTTCTTGATAGACAGCAAGCCTGAAAGAGTGGAGGGTTTTTCTGGgttttccattttttatttttacagacATGAAAAATGGGAAGTTTCTATACAAGCTTTTTCACATTCCTTTATTGtattttattcaattttattttattttaatatatgatgtGGATTGGGTGTCTGGAAGTTTGTGAAAAGCCCTTATAAGAAGGGCCCATAATCCTGTTTTGAATATTGAGTATTGATTTTTTGGGTTTtagggagagggaaagagagaagaaagagaggaaaaggaaaaagagataCAATGGAAGGAATGGCTTCTGTATGGGGTTATCAACAGGtttggcttcttttttcttttcactctTCAttctttggtttttgttttttttgtttttttgggtaATGGGTTTTTTCGGGTTTTGTCAGATGTGGGTTTCTGTTTAATTGTTTTGGGAATTGATATTTTCGGCCCCTTggttttgatagatacacccccTTTTTGAACTCATTGTCATTGTAATGTTGCCATGCACTTTGTTTTGTCAGCTGTGGGTTTATGTGTACTTGGTTTTGGAAATGATATTTACACCCCCTTggttttgatagatacaccctcTGTGTGGACTCTTTGTCATTGCATTGTTGTCATCCACTTTCTGTCAGACGTGGGTTTTCtgttgtttgggaattgatatttacacccttTGGTTTGAAGATACACCCCCTTTGGGGACTCATTGGCATTGCAATGTAGGCATGCACTTTGTGTATGTGTATATCAAAATAGTGGGtgcaaataaaaaaattcatgtttGGGTACCTCTGGATCATgtgtttgggtgatgggttttattGGTTTTGTCAGAGATCTTTGTATTTGTGGAATTCTGTGCTTTTTCATTTTCTGACATTCCACTTTCACATGTGTGCTCGTAAAATGCATTTCTGTGGAATGTCGTGCTTTTCGTTTTGtggttttttttccccctcttgAATGATTTTTTGGGTAAATGGTTTTTATGGTTTTTGTCAGATGGGGTTTTTGGGTCTCCGAGTTTTTATAGGTATTTGTGTGGAAAATGATATTTGCATCCTTTCTTTATAGTCTGGAACTTTCTGTCAGGAAATGGCAGAAAAATGGGCCTAGCTATCAAAAGAAGGGACTGCAATTAATGTATTTTATTATGGTTTTGTGGCTTCTTTTGGATGGTGTTTGGTCTTGGGTTTTTGGCAGATTGTATTTGGgatctgagctttttaattgtttttttttcttcacaagTAGGGCTGTGGGTTTctgtgaaatttattttcttttgccaaatttggtttgttttgaatcttattttgggttttggattttgttGGATTGATTAGGATTTTCAGATTTTATACCCATTTTCCAGGCCGTGTGTTTTTGTGAAATTCATGTTTTGTTTCAGAGTAGGTACTttttgggtgcatttggatgcactatctaaTTGAATTGCAATTGCCAGCCCCATATTCGTGTGTTGTTCTCAAACAAAAGTCCAAATGGAaatttcaagttggatttgaaagaAATGCAAGTTTAATTTGAGGCTTATGAGTTGTAGGGGAGTACCAGAAGGCAGTGTTTATTTTATTGTCTTGGTGGCCATTTCTTTATTTTCCTtgttatgtttgtgttttatcattCTCATATTAATTTGATTTAAGCATCTGATAATGTGAAAAGCGCATCTATTTGTTTTTAATGAAAGTTTCTGGACATTTTATACTTGCAAATGAAACAAATTGGAATGTTGGATATAAATCTGTTGAAGAGGTACATTTCTTGTAATTTCTAGCTCTAAAATTGGCAACTGCAATTTTCTTAAATAAACCAGAAATGGGTGTGAACACCGACTCCTTTGAGCTTGTGGTGTTGGTTATGTGTGAACTAAGGAGCTGTCCAAAAATACCCATACCTTTTTTAAATGAAGAAAGTGCATCTGGTCTCTTTTCTTTTGCAAATAAAGATGTGGTTATAAATGATTGGAATGTCAGAAGCTATTGATGCTGGTATGAACTCATGGAGATGCATTTACTATATCTATAAAGAAATGCAACTACTCAAATGCGTGGTCTCAGGAGTTGTTTAAGTCAGCATTTTGGTGGATGCCCAAATGCTGTCGGTGGGACCTCTAAACTGAAAGAAAGAAAGTGTTAAGCAAGCTTTCATTTACGCTGCATTTTTCGCCATGAATTGTTTGTAGATCTCAAACAAATCTGTTATTGGAGAAGAGCATGAGAAgggaatttggggaaaattgatAGTGAGCTAATGAGTAATGACCTTCCCAACCTATTTTGTTAAGGAAATGGTATGGTGTCCCAATGAAGCACCGAAAATAAATATACAACATTTATTTCTCTCTAACAGATTCCAATAATGATTTGTGGGGAATgcgcaaggtattctgtaacagtTATGGCCACAACCATTGCCTTCATGATATGGGCTGTAAGGGCTGTTACAGcccctgtaacggccattacgatctctctcttcttttttttaatcgagaaagaaaataaaaaaaacctgCATCGGCCCCGTAATGGATCGTTATGGCCTTTATGGGGGCATAATGGGCCATTACAGGGGCTATAATggcctttacgggtcatttttctcgtaacggtcgttacacctattacgaccccgtaacatgTAATGGTTGCCACTTCATGACACACCATGGCAATGCATTTTGTCCTCCAAAACAGACTTTGGgaatgaaagaagaatcaaacAGATGAAATGGATGTTTGTATGGTCTCACTAGATTAATTGGTTACTcctttttatttcctttcatatgTTGCATTTCATCCCTTAAAATGTAACTCCATATATCTTGCTGTCATACGATAGAATACAATACAAACACATATCTCTATTTAACAGCCTAACTGTCTTCTTTTATTAGCTATAGATTTGATGACTGAGTCCTTTCTAATGAATTTTACTAAAACAGAGTGTCGAGGAGTTGCAACATACGCTTCTTTACACCAAGTTGGAATTAGAATCAACAGTGATGGCCGCaaaggaagagaagagaagaaacgaAGAGCATGTGAACCAGTTACTTAAGCTCTTGAATGTAGCCTTCCAAGAACGAGACGAAGCAAAGAATCAATTGCAGAGATTGCttaacaagataatgcaatcgAGCTCTAGAGAACCCAGCTGCATTCTTCCGATTCTTCAACCCGAGAGCCCGTCACCGATCATACCAACCAAAGGAAATTCGAGCATCACGGAATCTGACAGCTTATCTGAGACTTACAATCGTCAATCCCATGTTTCGTCCCCTGTAGACTCCTTTTTCGATGGGGTTTCCTCGAACCCCTCACCCGACCTTTCGAACATAAACGTGGCCGACTCAAGTAATATAGGATTGCCAAATCACCCATTACTCCCAGAATATAATGGGACATCATCTATGGGAATTATCTCGTCTGAAATGTCTCAGATTGATCCAGCTTCTGCAATTATCGATCAGCTCGCAATGAAGAAACCATTGCCCAAGAAAGGGAAGTTGTTGCAGGCTGTAATGGAAGCCGGCCCACTGCTGCAGACGCTTCTCGTGGCTGGACCGCTTCCTCAATGGCGCAATCCGCCACCGGTGCAATCATTTCAAATCCCACCCGTTTCAATCAAAGGCCCTGAACCAACACCTATTCTTCAGAAACCAATCATAAATCCTACTTTTCCTGTTCAAAGTTCTACTTCCATGTCTTGTCATgaaaatccaaaccgtgcatctcaGGTGCATTCTACGGCTATGTTGAACTTTTCAAGCGCGGTGGGCCCGTGCATGAAGAAGAGAGCATTCTTACCTTCTATTGGTGGTAATGGTTTATTGGTTGATCAAAGCTTGACTGGTAAATGTCAAAGGATTCAATGACGACATTATATACACGCATTTGTGGCCTAATCAGAAGCATTGaattgcattgcattgcattgtTAGGTGATTCAAAGCAAATAGTTTCTATTTTGTATTATACTCATTTGAAATGCTGAAGATGTAAAGGAATGGTTTGGAGTTTGATGACATTGTTAACTTATTGTAATTAGTTTTTTGTTCCCTTAATGAGATATTCTGAGATTAAAGACATGTTCTTGTTTGCTCTTTATCGACAGCACTCTTCCAATTAATGAAGTTTGATTCTGTTATGGAATGTGAATTATTTGAAACTTACGCATGTTTGTTTCTCATGGTGCATATAAATCAGCTATTTTCTCTTTCATTTGGATGTTATCAGGCAAGGTGGATCTTGCAAATATGGTGCAGTGTGTTTCTGTATTGACTAGGAACCTTCTTAATGCATGATATGAAGGAGATCTGCTCTGAAAACTGAATTGGGGTGAATTAAGTTCCAAAATGTATCACAATAACAGGGTCACCCAAACAGCCCTAGCTGTTTCTGAAACAGTACTAGGAGACTTTGGCAGGCGTTTGGTCTTTGGTCTTTATGGGAGGAAAGGAATAATCGCTGTGTTAGGAATCGAAGTGGGCGGGTTTTGGAGGTTTTAGCAGGGCTAAGTCAAATGTAATGGGGGTGGGCTTTAGCCATAAAGACTTGTGGCATCCATGGCATCCATGTTACATGTACATCAATCTAAGCCATCCGATTGTGGGGCCCTTTTGGATGGAGCGTAGCATGGAAGTTGTATTAACAGGACAATTTTAACCAGCCAGCCCGTCATCCGATAGAGTTACTATGAATGGTCGGCAATCCATGTTAAAATATGCAATATCAGAGGATTAAAATCATCTGATCAGTTTTTTCTTTGAGGTGTATGTGCAATGGGCCCCCCATGATTTGTATGGTCTGTTTGAGGTATACGTGCAATTGGGCCCCCATGATTTGTATGGTCTGGATTAAAATTTTTGGCTTTCCAATGTATATGGTGGATGAGTTTCCACAAAATAAATTGTGCCGAACCCACACGGCGGTCTTTTCCCCCAAGATATAATTGCTCTAAATAGAATTTTGCAGGTCCTTACAGTCATtattctctgtttttcttttttttcgctACTTTGTGTGGGTAATTGGATTATTTTCATCTTCTAATGATATTGATTCTTTTCTCCAAATGGGTCCCCCTTTTCGTGAGGTGGGCCATTTGGAGTTCAAAACCCAGTCTGGACCATCCATAAAATGGCCATCCCCTGTCGAAAATGAGGTTCGGATGATAATGGGCCGGACAAATTCTCATTTCTGGCCCATTTTTGCAAAACAGGATCACTTATCACATTCTTCCATCCGCTTTTATCGCGATGCACCAGAAGGCTCCAATTGAGCAAAATGCAGATGGGCTGATATGCATTCGCTCCATTCTCAATCATGGgttcatccaaacaggcccttgaacTGCAACACTCATCTGTTCTTCTTCACAGGACATTTTCTTTGAGTCCTTAACAATGCAAGACTAATCAATAGAATGTCCATTTGTTTATTAATACAAAACAGTCATTTCTTTCAGACTTTTATAACCCACAACTCCAACAGGCCACATATCTAAAATAATTCACCAAAAGTCCGAATGTCGACACGAAATTCTCTATAGAATTCTTCATTACCCAAATGCTGGAGTATCATCTTCCGTCAGCTGCAGTATTCGGTCATTTCTCTAATGCAACCACCAACCATTGTTTATTACTGCAATCTGATCTTCAATGTGAACATTCGTTTTGGATTTTCAATCTATGTTTTCATATGGTTTGATTGTTTAGAAATAGTATGTTGTTTTTTCTGTAAGACTCTGTTTTTCTTATGTTCTTTATCTCCCGTCTTTCATTATACATGGATTAGTTGTAATGTGGACGATTTTCTGATTAGTGCAGAATGTCATCGTCGGGCGTCGGTGGAGAGTTACCTACTTTTGGGAGCAAGTCCAAGTAAGTTGACTTTGATACTCGGGTGAGATTATGGACATTTTGTTTGTAGCTTCGACATGCGACCGGGATTTTTTATACCCCCTAAAAGTCGATAAATGGTCTCAATCTGCCATCATTAGGTGTCCCATATGTCAGAAT belongs to Magnolia sinica isolate HGM2019 chromosome 8, MsV1, whole genome shotgun sequence and includes:
- the LOC131253007 gene encoding uncharacterized protein LOC131253007: MEGMASVWGYQQSVEELQHTLLYTKLELESTVMAAKEEKRRNEEHVNQLLKLLNVAFQERDEAKNQLQRLLNKIMQSSSREPSCILPILQPESPSPIIPTKGNSSITESDSLSETYNRQSHVSSPVDSFFDGVSSNPSPDLSNINVADSSNIGLPNHPLLPEYNGTSSMGIISSEMSQIDPASAIIDQLAMKKPLPKKGKLLQAVMEAGPLLQTLLVAGPLPQWRNPPPVQSFQIPPVSIKGPEPTPILQKPIINPTFPVQSSTSMSCHENPNRASQVHSTAMLNFSSAVGPCMKKRAFLPSIGGNGLLVDQSLTGKCQRIQ